One Vairimorpha necatrix chromosome 7, complete sequence DNA segment encodes these proteins:
- a CDS encoding putative SP-containing protein: MNFFIFLSIILCDSSCFEYNIIKELYKLEDLTCMVQNSICLLINRIKQDNDEIVNYVSESDKSIILMSYRMFYETLSQFDENISLKKEIEDFATQKITKNSITKILMSIDRFEGKIFVIQSSLKKFMQNINQLCIQDGNMYFDDYFIGVSGINIFFYEEIETILKLTKKISIRLRIEKYN, encoded by the coding sequence atgaatttttttatctttctTAGCATAATTTTATGTGATTCATCATGTTTTGAatacaatataattaaagaattataTAAGTTGGAAGATCTTACTTGTATGGTACAAAATTCAATTTGCctattaataaatagaaTAAAACAAGATAATGATGAAATAGTCAATTATGTCTCGGAATCTGATAAaagtataattttaatgtcTTACCGTATGTTTTATGAAACTCTAAGTCAGTTTGACGAGAATATTTcactaaaaaaagagataGAAGATTTTGCAAcacaaaaaattactaaaaattcaattacTAAGATTTTAATGTCTATAGATAGATTTGAAGGGAAAATATTTGTGATACAATCGtccttaaaaaaatttatgcaGAATATTAATCAGTTATGTATACAGGATGGGAATATGTATTTTGACGATTACTTTATTGGTGTAAGTggaataaatattttcttttatgaAGAAATAGAAACAATACTGAAattaactaaaaaaataagtattAGGTTACGAATagaaaaatacaattaa